One Huiozyma naganishii CBS 8797 chromosome 4, complete genome genomic region harbors:
- the EFM5 gene encoding protein-lysine N-methyltransferase (similar to Saccharomyces cerevisiae YGR001C; ancestral locus Anc_4.127): MVDSDIENELQLSAHALAALAEFQQEQQQHEERFAKLSDQTDEEYQRLKREEGMKLFKEDWQLSQFWYSDSTAEKLADALLEGADENTVIAVVSAPSVYAAIKKKDPSSIPTEHIYLFEFDKRFELLAGKEHFTFYDYNKPLDFESPIKHKVDRLLIDPPFLNEDCQTKSSITARELLSPNVDLKTKNGVRARRLISSTGERMHAIIAKVYPETKVTTFYPEHGNGLSNEFRCYADFEWSGWSFEK; the protein is encoded by the exons ATGGTTGACTCCGATATTGAGAACGAACTGCAACTATCGGCTCATGCGCTAGCCGCATTGGCGGAGTTCCAGCAggagcagcaacagcatGAGGAACGATTTGCCAAATTGAGTGACCAGACAGATGAGGAATATCAGAGATtaaaaagagaagagggCATGAagctgttcaaagaagacTGGCAGCTGTCACAATTTTGGTACAGTGATTCTACTGCTGAAAAATTGGCCGATGCTCTATTGGAAGGCGCTGATGAGAATACCGTTATTGCAGTGGTCAGTGCACCCTCCGTGTATGCCGCtatcaagaaaaaggatCCATCAAGCATTCCTACTGAGCATATATATCTgtttgaatttgacaaacGCTTTGAATTGTTAGCTGGAAAAGAACATTTTACCTTTTACGATTACAATAAACCACTTGATTTCGAGTCTCCGATTAAGCACAAAGTCGACCGACTATTGATTGACCCACCTTTTTTGAATGAGGATTGTCAGACAAAAT CATCTATAACCGCCAGAGAATTACTATCACCAAATGTTGACTTAAAAACCAAAAACGGTGTAAGAGCGCGTCGTTTGATTTCGTCCACTGGTGAACGGATGCATGCAATCATCGCTAAGGTTTACCCAGAGACGAAGGTGACTACCTTCTATCCTGAGCATGGTAATGGGCTGTCTAATGAATTTAGATGTTACGCTGATTTTGAGTGGAGCGGTTGGTCCTTCGAGAAGTAG
- the CUL3 gene encoding cullin CUL3 (similar to Saccharomyces cerevisiae CUL3 (YGR003W); ancestral locus Anc_4.138) — protein sequence MALSKRIKITVPQVLANSNGKFSDSWLVLKEGLDKIYTDCIEDVSYQDLYKLVYSLVINENGELLYKHLKEYLVERLTSSMVETLMPEIPPNQEEGLEQTWTFLIKFDQFFEREAKRFKLVADVMIYFDKVYCNAQRIPEVFDLGLNAFRDTVVFPLKDNLNESIIKVINNARDEGQIKRSFVLEAVQISVLKSLFHMMETISAEKNDDPNHFYTGIFEPLLIERSSEYYRNNVDWTDYTALQTFEKMGAMIKFEKAFMEGLINPDSSHKLIDILTNTFVSGKLKDILGELINEVMTSKDRTLLQRLSSISEDEEYRRDLVEGVKDYISRDFYSIKLDEVTRKKAIAAAKWVSDLVEKFEQYSSFLKGAAFAESIPSNTANEGHSSSIASVLGDATSNFFADDPMQSAQFVSLYFDVQLKASKPSKAELGNVVMLLKFLSEKDEFVNVYKQQLSRRLLHQRTTIDMERYMINRIKDEMGSFFTLKLESMLRDVTTSSELLKSLPEHEKQFEFIPQVLTMTAWPFQNLNDFDADLILPRELQKVKENLEVAYNKKYNQRVLNWAHKLGLIEISYRFEKSSHDLAMSFYAGLIFLAFEEQDELTTEKLQQLTNLPEQELVKQLVTLAVAPRYRILLKEPNTKTIRMTDTFRVNERYTAATKSVRIQTVISPNTISNAVQDKNSQLDKERTIVTNAAIVRILKPSRQMIFDDLFDQAKKLVEQRFTLTKQTFKRSIDHLIDKEYVQRDPNDHEVYHYIT from the coding sequence ATGGCACTGTCGAAGAGGATTAAAATTACCGTGCCGCAGGTGCTGGCAAACTCTAACGGCAAATTTAGTGACAGCTGGcttgttttgaaggaaggCCTCGATAAAATTTATACTGACTGTATTGAGGACGTCTCGTACCAGGACCTGTACAAGTTGGTGTACTCTCTTGTCATCaatgaaaatggagaaCTACTTTATAAGCACTTAAAGGAGTACCTCGTTGAAAGGTTGACGTCAAGCATGGTCGAAACGCTGATGCCTGAAATCCCACCAAATCAAGAGGAAGGATTAGAGCAAACTTGGACGTTCCTAATCAAGTTTGATCAGTTTTTTGAGAGGGAGGCGAAACGTTTTAAACTTGTTGCAGATGTGATGATATACTTTGATAAAGTGTACTGTAATGCACAGAGAATACCGGAGGTCTTTGATCTGGGTCTAAACGCTTTTAGAGACACCGTGGTATTCCCTTTAAAGGATAATTTGAATGAAAGTATTATCAAAGTCATTAATAATGCCCGGGATGAGGGTCAAATAAAACGGTCTTTTGTACTTGAGGCAGTTCAGATTAGTGTTCTGAAGAGTTTATTCCATATGATGGAAACTATCTCAGCTGAGAAAAATGATGACCCCAACCACTTTTACACTGGCATTTTTGAACCTTTATTAATCGAAAGGAGTAGCGAATACTATAGAAATAATGTTGACTGGACAGATTATACCGCTTTACAAACGTTTGAGAAAATGGGGGCGATGATTAAGTTTGAAAAAGCTTTCATGGAGGGACTGATAAATCCAGACTCTTCCCACAAGCTCATCGATATCCTTACGAATACCTTTGTAAGTGGTAAACTTAAAGACATTTTGGGAGAACTAATTAACGAGGTGATGACCTCGAAGGATCGTACACTATTACAAAGATTGTCTTCGATATcagaagatgaagaatATCGCCGTGACCTTGTTGAGGGGGTCAAGGACTATATTTCAAGAGACTTCTACAGTATAAAGCTTGATGAAGTTACAAGGAAGAAAGCCATAGCTGCTGCCAAGTGGGTATCTGATTTAGTTGAAAAATTCGAGCAATATTCGAGCTTCTTAAAAGGTGCGGCTTTCGCTGAGAGTATTCCGTCAAACACTGCCAATGAGGGCCATAGCAGCTCAATAGCAAGTGTATTAGGTGATGCGACATCTAACTTTTTTGCAGACGATCCGATGCAATCAGCGCAATTTGTGTCTCTCTATTTTGATGTTCAGTTGAAGGCGTCTAAGCCATCAAAAGCAGAATTAGGAAATGTGGTCATGCTGTTGAAATTTCTCAGTGAAAAGGATGAGTTTGTGAATGTTTATAAACAGCAATTGTCCAGAAGACTACTGCACCAGAGAACAACCATCGATATGGAAAGGTACATGATTAATCGCATTAAAGACGAGATGGGATCGTTCTTTACATTAAAGTTGGAAAGTATGCTAAGAGACGTAACAACATCTAGCGAGTTGCTTAAGTCGCTACCTGAGCATGAAAAACAATTTGAATTTATTCCACAGGTCTTAACTATGACAGCATGGCCATTTCAGAACTTGAACGATTTCGATGCGGACTTAATTTTACCAAGAGAGTTGCAAAAAGTAAAGGAAAACTTGGAGGTTGCATATAACAAAAAGTATAACCAAAGGGTGCTGAATTGGGCACATAAACTCGGACTTATAGAGATAAGTTACCGATTCGAAAAAAGTAGTCATGATTTGGCAATGTCCTTTTATGCAGGTCTTATCTTTTTGGCGTTTGAAGAGCAAGACGAGCTAACTACCGAGAAATTACAACAACTGACAAATTTACCAGAGCAGGAACTAGTCAAGCAACTGGTCACACTGGCTGTTGCACCACGATACAGAATCTTATTGAAGGAACCGAATACTAAGACAATCCGAATGACAGACACATTTCGCGTAAATGAAAGATATACCGCTGCAACAAAATCGGTACGGATACAAACTGTAATCTCCCCTAATACGATATCGAATGCAGTACAAGATAAGAACTCCCAGTTGGACAAGGAACGTACTATTGTTACGAATGCTGCCATAGTCAGGATCTTAAAACCCTCTCGGCAAATGATCTTTGACGATTTGTTTGACCAAGCGAAAAAACTAGTAGAGCAACGCTTCACATTAACGAAACAGACATTCAAACGTTCCATTGACCATCTTATAGACAAGGAATATGTTCAACGAGACCCTAATGACCACGAAGTCTACCACTACATAACGTGA
- the SWC4 gene encoding Swc4p (similar to Saccharomyces cerevisiae SWC4 (YGR002C); ancestral locus Anc_4.137), with the protein MSSNDVFDVLNINKKSSTPVPAPSAGNLAGVAGSTNKPKPQVTGMQRELYSLLGENQPPVMVAQTSSRFKEKLAGKPSPWSKTDFFNARKDNPYKLTFQHWMKGSKELLGDEPQESTFLKFDQHFTLPTFTKEEYDEFMKPQNDSSSNTEENENRWSFEEVDYLMQLCKKYDLRWFVIEDRYNFGESVRSLEDLKEQFYEVCRRYFENKGPAMPLLKSLTFDKSKETDRKAYLQRLLSRSAAEIAEEEALIIESRKFEMAAKKTLNDRESLLRLLDSPNSNKSVVQYMTSQGMSLLYSNMLNDKSKKRKHEAGVPENPWMKQQQQFAQQKQQLQQLHEKKLTAEQGTDSGSEQSPRKTKRQKQELQNAIKRKSEAQYAEYLLQSFTMEERKNLGVIAHGEKLSPGVFLRSTKISTFKPALQNKVSSTMQELGLPLRPAMPSYDVVQKEEELLKAIVSLLELKKQLDKLEAEKAIRS; encoded by the coding sequence ATGTCCTCCAACGACGTGTTCGATGTGTTAAAtatcaacaagaaatcGTCGACGCCGGTTCCCGCCCCCTCTGCCGGTAACCTGGCCGGTGTGGCGGGCAGCACCAATAAACCCAAACCACAAGTCACCGGGATGCAAAGAGAACTGTACAGTTTATTAGGTGAGAATCAACCCCCAGTTATGGTTGCTCAAACTTCTAGTCGATTCAAGGAGAAGCTCGCAGGCAAGCCTTCGCCTTGGAGCAAAACAGACTTTTTCAATGCTAGGAAGGATAATCCGTATAAATTGACCTTCCAGCACTGGATGAAGGGTTCAAAGGAATTGCTCGGTGATGAGCCTCAGGAGTCCACTTTCTTAAAGTTTGATCAACATTTCACTCTGCCAACGTTTACCAAAGAGGAATACGATGAATTTATGAAACCGCAAAACGacagttcttcaaacactgaagaaaatgaaaaccGGTGGAGCTTCGAGGAGGTTGACTACTTGATGCAGTTATGTAAAAAATACGATTTAAGGTGGTTTGTGATTGAAGATAGGTATAATTTTGGCGAATCGGTAAGGTCGCTGGAAGATTTAAAAGAACAGTTTTACGAGGTCTGCAGAAGGTACTTCGAGAATAAGGGCCCGGCGATGCCACTATTAAAATCATTGACCTTTGATAAATCGAAGGAGACAGACCGTAAGGCATATCTGCAACGTCTGCTGTCGAGGTCTGCGGCGGAAATCgctgaggaggaggcaTTGATAATTGAGTCTAGGAAGTTTGAAATGGCAGCtaagaaaactttgaatGACAGGGAGTCTCTCCTAAGACTACTGGATTCTCCTAATAGCAACAAGTCTGTGGTTCAGTACATGACATCCCAGGGAATGTCACTGCTGTATAGCAACATGTTGAATGATAAGTCAAAGAAACGTAAACATGAGGCCGGTGTTCCTGAGAACCCGTGGAtgaaacagcaacagcaattTGCACAGCAGAagcaacaactgcaacaactgcacGAGAAAAAGTTGACTGCGGAACAGGGGACAGATAGTGGTAGCGAGCAATCACCTCGTAAGACGAAAAGACAGAAACAAGAGTTGCAAAATGCAATAAAGCGGAAGTCAGAAGCACAATACGCCGAGTATTTGCTTCAGAGCTTTACAATGGAGGAGAGGAAGAACCTGGGGGTTATTGCGCACGGCGAAAAATTATCGCCAGGTGTCTTCCTACGGTCCACAAAGATATCTACCTTCAAGCCGGCTTTACAAAATAAAGTCTCTAGTACAATGCAGGAATTAGGATTGCCGCTAAGGCCTGCAATGCCGTCCTACGACGTGGTgcagaaggaggaagagcTGTTGAAAGCTATAGTCTCTCTCCtagagttgaagaaacagctcGATAAGCTAGAGGCTGAGAAGGCTATTAGGAGTTAG
- the KNAG0D03420 gene encoding elongation factor 1-beta/delta (similar to Saccharomyces cerevisiae EFB1 (YAL003W); ancestral locus Anc_4.130), with translation MAFTDFSKVETLKQLDSNLSANSYVEGFTPSQADVETFKAFGAALPNFAKWLKQTSKLVPEFETLPGGAIQEEDDEDVDLFGSDDEEADAEAERVKAERIAQYNAKKASKPPKPAAKSIVTMDVKPWDDETDMDQLTANVTAIEMDGLNWGAHKLIPIGFGIKKLQINCVVEDDKVSLDELQQQIEEDEDHVQSTDIAAMQKL, from the exons atggctTTCACAGACTTCTCTAAAgttgaaactttgaaacaaTTGGACAGCAACTTGTCTGCCAACTCCTACGTCGAAGG TTTCACTCCATCTCAAGCAGATGttgaaactttcaaagcttTTGGGGCTGCGCTCCCAAACTTTGCGAAGTGGTTGAAACAAACCAGCAAACTTGTCCCAGAGTTTGAAACCCTTCCAGGTGGAGCCATtcaagaagaggacgacgaAGACGTCGACCTGTTCGGTTCTGACGACGAAGAGGCTGATGCCGAGGCCGAGAGGGTCAAGGCCGAAAGAATCGCTCAGTACAATGCCAAGAAGGCCAGCAAGCCACCTAAGCCAGCTGCCAAGTCCATTGTTACCATGGACGTCAAGCCATGGGACGACGAGACCGACATGGACCAATTGACCGCCAACGTCACCGCCATCGAAATGGACGGGTTGAACTGGGGTGCTCACAAGTTGATTCCAATCGGGTTCGGTATCAAGAAGTTGCAAATCAACTGTGTTGTCGAGGACGACAAGGTCTCTCTAGACGAATTGCAACAACagattgaagaagatgaggacCATGTCCAATCCACCGACATTGCTGCTATGCAAAAGTTGTAA
- the SPT3 gene encoding transcriptional regulator SPT3 (similar to Saccharomyces cerevisiae SPT3 (YDR392W); ancestral locus Anc_5.480), with translation MSNDKYKYRVEIQQMMFVSGEANDPPVETTSLIEDVVRGQVIEILLQANKTAHSRGGKTVLPEDVIFLIRHDKAKVNRLRTYLSWKDLRKNAKDQDAAAAAGLPTTSGSGGGNAGPGAGDEEESGKKTEKDSALMKVKKSTIKLPWELQFMFNEQPLENNDDNSNLDEDEREANIATLKRLKIADDRTRNMTKEEYVHWSDCRQASFTFRKGRRFKDWSGISHLTEGKPHDDVIDILGFLTFEIVCALTETALKIKKREQSLQAKNTKSGDQDLELTKTTLPNHKKRLFDGPDDVVHPLKPKHIEEAWRLLQTVDMKHRALTNFKGGKLRSKPIIL, from the coding sequence ATGAGTAATGATAAATACAAGTATAGGGTTGAGATACAACAGATGATGTTCGTCTCTGGTGAGGCGAACGACCCACCCGTAGAGACCACATCATTGATAGAGGATGTGGTTCGAGGCCAGGTTATTGAAATTCTCTTACAAGCAAACAAAACTGCGCACTCGCGAGGGGGGAAGACTGTTCTCCCAGAGGATGttattttcttgatcaGGCATGATAAGGCGAAGGTAAACAGGTTGAGGACTTATCTGTCTTGGAAGGATTTGAGGAAAAATGCAAAGGATCAGGATGCCgctgcagcagcaggacTGCCCACAACTAGTGGATCGGGAGGTGGCAATGCGGGACCGGGGGCAggtgacgaagaagaatcAGGGAAAAAAACGGAAAAGGACAGCGCGCTCATGAAAGTCAAGAAATCCACTATCAAGCTACCATGGGAATTGCAATTTATGTTTAATGAACAACCTTTGGAAAATAACGATGATAACAGTAATCTAGATGAAGACGAAAGAGAGGCCAATATTGCCACTTTAAAACGTTTGAAAATAGCAGATGATAGAACTCGAAATATGACGAAGGAGGAGTATGTGCACTGGTCGGATTGTAGACAGGCTTCGTTTACCTTCAGAAAAGGTAGAAGATTCAAAGACTGGTCTGGGATCTCACACCTTACTGAGGGGAAACCCCACGATGATGTGATTGATATTCTGGGGTTTCTAACATTTGAAATTGTGTGTGCCCTAACAGAGACCGCGTTGAAGATTAAGAAACGTGAACAGTCACTACAGGCCAAAAACACCAAATCTGGAGACCAAGATCTTGAGCTGACCAAGACCACCCTACCAAATCATAAAAAGCGCCTCTTCGATGGCCCAGATGACGTTGTACATCCACTGAAACCAAAACATATCGAGGAAGCATGGAGGTTACTCCAGACGGTCGATATGAAACACAGAGCACTAACAAATTTCAAGGGTGGTAAACTGCGCTCAAAACCTATTATCTTATGA
- the ERG26 gene encoding sterol-4-alpha-carboxylate 3-dehydrogenase (decarboxylating) (similar to Saccharomyces cerevisiae ERG26 (YGL001C); ancestral locus Anc_4.126) encodes MSEITSVLIIGGAGFLGLHLIQQFYDVEISSGRPQITVFDVRPLPEKLSKQFTFNSQDIEFVKGDLTSAEDVSNAIKLANANVVVHAASPIHGGKADIYQLVNVQGTRNVIDVCREQKVKALVYTSSAGVIFNGQDVHNADETWPIPEEPMDAYNETKAIAEDMVLKSNDPDHGFYTVALRPAGIFGPGDRQLVPGLRAVAKLGQSKFQIGDNNNLFDWTYAGNVADAHVLAAKKILDPETALEVSGQTFFITNDTPSYFWALARTVWKADNHIDKFVIVLKRPVAILAGYLSEFFSSLLHKEPGLTPFRVKIVCAYRYHNISKAKRLLGYEPRVGLEEGIQKTLAWMDEKL; translated from the coding sequence ATGTCTGAGATCACGTCTGTTCTAATTATCGGTGGTGCTGGCTTTCTCGGCCTGCATCTGATCCAGCAATTCTATGATGTGGAGATCTCCTCAGGGAGACCACAAATCACTGTCTTCGACGTGAGACCACTACCTGAAAAGTTATCGAAGCAATTCACCTTCAATTCGCAAGATATTGAATTTGTCAAGGGTGATTTGACCTCAGCTGAAGATGTGTCGAATGCCATAAAACTTGCCAATGCGAATGTGGTTGTCCATGCGGCGTCTCCAATTCACGGTGGTAAAGCGGACATTTACCAACTAGTCAATGTGCAAGGTACTAGAAACGTCATTGATGTCTGCCGTGAACAGAAGGTGAAAGCTTTGGTTTATACGTCCTCTGCCGGTGTTATTTTCAACGGTCAGGATGTGCACAATGCGGATGAGACTTGGCCGATCCCTGAGGAACCTATGGACGCGTACAACGAAACCAAGGCCATTGCTGAGGATATGGTTTTGAAATCCAATGACCCAGATCACGGCTTCTACACAGTAGCGTTGCGTCCAGCCGGTATATTTGGTCCTGGTGACAGACAGCTGGTTCCAGGTCTTAGAGCGGTTGCTAAGTTAGGCCAATCGAAGTTTCAAATTGGTGACAACAATAATTTGTTTGATTGGACTTACGCTGGTAATGTGGCCGACGCGCATGTTCTTGCAGCGAAAAAGATATTGGACCCGGAGACAGCTTTGGAAGTTTCTGGACAGACATTTTTCATTACTAACGACACCCCATCATACTTCTGGGCGTTGGCGCGGACAGTCTGGAAGGCAGACAACCATATCGACAAGTTTGTCATCGTGCTAAAGAGACCAGTAGCCATCCTTGCAGGTTATTTGTCTGAGTTCTTCTCTAGTCTGTTGCACAAAGAACCCGGATTAACACCTTTCCGTGTTAAGATTGTCTGTGCGTACCGTTACCACAACATCAGCAAAGCCAAACGATTACTAGGCTACGAACCAAGAGTTGGTCTTGAAGAAGGGATTCAAAAAACGCTGGCTTGGATGGACGAAAAGTTGTAA